A single genomic interval of bacterium harbors:
- a CDS encoding aspartate aminotransferase family protein, whose product MNAKMKKIHQLTEQYVLKTYGRQSFVATHGKGCYLFGADGKKYLDFVSGIAVNGLGHNHPKITKVITSQAKKILHCSNLYHIPEQALLAEKLCKLTGLSKAFFCNSGAESVESALKLARYWGTHSGNSDKYEVISFSQSFHGRTMGALSATAQKKYQEGFGPLVPGFKVATLNDIESVKAQISANTCAILVEPIQGEGGVNLCTKEFLQSLRSLCDANKILLIFDEVQTGAGRTGYFTASEYFGVKPDIMTIAKALGSGVPIGVCLVNDIVASIAKPGIHASTFGGNALSAAVALETVNIVSAKTFLKDVRKRSDFLMEALRTMAGKYDVIKEVRGAGLMIGVELHSEDGPRIQEYCFSKGILINIIQNKIIRLVPALIVSQKQVEEVLSVLDEAFENLGKAAA is encoded by the coding sequence ATGAATGCAAAGATGAAGAAAATACATCAATTGACGGAACAGTATGTTCTTAAAACTTATGGTCGACAGAGTTTTGTGGCGACTCATGGGAAGGGTTGTTATTTGTTTGGGGCGGATGGCAAAAAGTATCTTGATTTTGTTTCGGGTATTGCTGTGAATGGTTTAGGCCATAACCATCCTAAGATCACTAAAGTTATTACGTCTCAGGCTAAAAAGATTCTTCATTGTTCTAATCTCTATCATATTCCCGAACAAGCTCTTTTGGCCGAAAAACTCTGTAAGCTGACGGGCTTATCCAAAGCTTTCTTTTGTAATTCCGGGGCAGAATCGGTGGAGTCGGCTCTTAAGCTCGCTCGTTACTGGGGAACACATTCGGGAAATTCTGATAAATACGAAGTGATATCCTTTAGCCAATCTTTTCATGGCCGGACGATGGGTGCTTTAAGTGCGACGGCGCAAAAGAAATACCAGGAAGGTTTTGGCCCGCTAGTGCCGGGCTTTAAAGTGGCCACTTTAAATGATATTGAAAGTGTTAAAGCTCAGATAAGTGCGAACACCTGTGCCATTCTTGTAGAACCCATACAGGGTGAAGGCGGTGTGAATTTATGTACGAAAGAATTCTTACAAAGCCTGCGCTCGTTGTGTGATGCAAATAAGATACTTTTAATTTTTGATGAAGTGCAAACGGGCGCTGGACGGACAGGATATTTTACCGCTTCAGAATATTTTGGTGTAAAGCCCGATATCATGACCATTGCTAAAGCCTTAGGTAGTGGTGTTCCCATTGGTGTTTGTTTGGTGAATGATATCGTTGCCTCTATTGCCAAGCCTGGCATTCATGCTTCCACCTTTGGCGGTAATGCGCTCTCCGCCGCTGTAGCTTTGGAAACCGTCAATATCGTTTCGGCCAAAACTTTTTTAAAGGATGTTCGGAAAAGATCTGATTTTTTAATGGAAGCTCTTCGCACGATGGCTGGTAAGTATGATGTGATTAAAGAAGTGAGAGGGGCGGGTCTGATGATTGGTGTGGAACTTCACTCTGAAGATGGGCCGCGCATTCAGGAGTATTGTTTTTCTAAAGGTATTTTAATCAATATCATTCAAAATAAAATCATCCGTTTGGTGCCGGCGCTGATTGTTTCTCAAAAACAAGTGGAAGAGGTTCTTTCCGTTTTGGATGAAGCTTTTGAAAATTTAGGAAAGGCCGCTGCATGA